Genomic DNA from Sphingobium sp. WTD-1:
GTCGCCGGCGCGCTGGACGACGATGCGGTCGCCCGGCCGCACGCCCAGCCGCTCGATCTCGTCGGCATTGTGGAGCGTGACGTTGGAGACGACGACGCCGCCGACCGTCACCGGGGTCAGGCGCCCGACCGGGGTCAGCTTGCCGGTGCGACCGACCTGGATGTCGATGGCCTCCAGCGTGGTCTGGGCGCGTTCGGCCGGGAATTTATGGGCGATCGCCCAGCGCGGCGCCTTGGCGACGAAGCCGAGCCGCTGCTGCCAGTCGAGCCGATCGACCTTGTAGACCACGCCGTCAATGTCGAAGGGCAGGTCGGCGCGCGCGCGCTCGATCGCGCGATAATGGGCCAGGATCGCGTCGATGCTGTCGACGCAGACCAGCATGTCGGACACCGGCAGGCCCCAGCTCGCGATCGCCTGCATCACGCCCAACTGGGTGTCGGCGGGCAGCGCGCTATGGGCGCCCCAGCCATGGGCGAGGAAGCGTAAGGGACGGCTGGCGGTGACGCTGGCGTCCTTCTGGCGCAGCGATCCGGCGGCGGCGTTGCGCGGATTGGCGAACTGGCGCGCCTTGTCGGCATCCTCCGCCTCGTCCAGCAGCCGCTGGTTGAGGGCGACGAAATCCGCCTTGGCCATATAGACCTCGCCCCGCACCTCGAACAGGTCGGGGATGGCTTCGCCGGTCAGACGCTGCGGGATGTCGGCGATGGTGCGGACATTGGCGGTCACATCCTCGCCCGTGGTGCCGTCGCCGCGGGTCGCGGCCAGCACCAGTTCGCCCTGCTCATAGCGCAGCGAACAGGACAGGCCATCGATCTTCGGCTCGGCAGTCATCGCCACCGGCGCATCTTCGGCCAGCGCCAGGAAGCGGCGGACACGGGCGGCGAATTCGGCGATGTCCTCGTCGGCAAAGCCATTGTCGAGGCTCATCATGCGCACGGCATGCGGCACCTTCTTGAGCGCCGAGGTGGCGGCGGCGCCGACCTGTGCATTGGGCGAGTCGGCGCGGATCAAATGCGGGAAGGCCGCTTCGAGCGCATTATTCTCGCGGATCAGCGCGTCATAGTCCGCATCGCTGATCTCCGGCGCGTCCTGGTCATGATAGAGGCGGTTATGCTTCGCCACCTCCCTGGCAAGGCGCATCAGGCGGTTGGCGGCTTCGGCTTCGGTAAGGCTGGCGGGATCGGTCATGGGGATGCCTTAGACTGCCAGCCCCTCATTGCGCTAGACCGTCGCGTCTTCCGGGAAGATATCCACAACCCTTATTTTGCAGACGATCGCCGCGTTGAAACTATCCATTTCCTCGGCCGGAATCCAATATTCCCGATGCGCACGGCCGCCGGCCTCCTGCACATCATAGTGATCGAGATAGTCCTTGCGGACATCAAACTCGGTCACAAAGCCGCTGCCGCTGGCCGGTACATTCCAGTCGCGCGCGATCTTGATGGCATAGTCACGGGTCGTGACGGGATAAAAGATCGGCTGTTCCGGCAGGCGCGGTGGGAAAGCGCGCATGGCCGTATCGCGGAGCAGTTCCAGTTCCGCCGGACCGACCGGGCGCCAAAGTGTGATGGTTTCCATCTCGCTCATATACCCGCCACCGGCACGGTTTCAAAATGCTGCGGGAAGCCGGCGATGATCGGGCGGGCCTTGGCGATGGCGGCGCGGACGGCGGGGAGTTTCAGCGAGGCGGCGTGGCTTTCGCGGCTGTCCCAGACTTCGGTGATCCAGAGCGCGTCGGGATTGGCGGTGTCGAGCGCCACGACATAGGAGAGGCAGCCGGGCATCGCGCCGATCGCATCCTTGAGATAGCCGACCAGTTCGTCGCGCTTGCCGGGCGTGCTGAGCATCTGACCGATCAGGCCGTAGCGCGGTGTCGCCTCCTGCGCGCCGGCGGGGATGGCCGTTGCGGCCAGCGTCGCGGCAGTGAGGCCGAGCATGTCTCTGCGATTATGGGTCATGCGGCTGTCCTATCCCCTCCGTTCGTCCTGAGCGAAGTCGAAGGACGCGCCGAGCGGAGCGAGGCGCCTTCGCTTCGCTCAGGTGAAGGCTTCGACTTCGCTCAGCCCGAACGGTATGTGAAACGCGCGAATTGGCAAGCCTCAAGCTTCCAGCAGCCGTTCCGCCTGTGCGCGCGCTTCGGCGGTAATTTCCGCGCCGGAGAGCATGCGGGCGATTTCCTCGCGGCGTTCGCCATCGCTGAGCGCGTGGACGCCGGTGCGGGTGACGGTACCGTCGCTCGATTTCGCGATCAGCATATGGCCGGTACCGCGCGCCGCGACCTGGGGGCTGTGGGTGACGACGAGGATCTGGTTGCTCTGCGCCAGGCGCGACAGGCGCTCACCGATCGCATCGGCCACCGCGCCGCCAACGCCCCGGTCGATCTCGTCGAAGATCAAGGTGTCGGCCCCGCCTTGCTCCGCCAGCGCGACCTTGAGCGCAAGGATGAAGCGGGAGAGTTCGCCGCCCGAGGCGATCTTGGCGAGCGGCGCGAAGGGCGCGCCGGGATTGGTCGAAATCTCGAACTCGACCCGGTCCATGCCGGCGCCGCTCCATTGCCCTTCATCCAGTGGCGCAACGACGGTGCGGAAGCGGGCGGCGTCCAGCTTCAGCGGCGCCAGTTCGCCCGCGACCGCCGCATCGAGCCGGCCGGCGGCAAGCTGGCGCTCGGCCGACAGCGCCTGGGCAGCGGCGCGATAGGTTGCCGCCCTGCGCGCCACATCGGCTTCGAGCGCGGCGATATGCTCCTCCCCACCCTCGATCGCGGCGAGGCGCACGACCATCTCGTCGCGCAGCGCGGCGAGATCGTCGGGCGCGACCTGATGCTTGCGGGCCAGGCCGCGCAGGTCGAACAGCCGGGTCTCGATCGCATCCAGCCGGGCGGGGTCGAAGCTCAGCGCCTCGGCCGCCTCGGCAAGCTTGTCCTCCGCCTCGCCCGCTTCGATCACGGCGCGGTCCAGCGCTTCCAGCACGGCGGAGAGCGGTTCATATTCGCCTGCGATCCGGTCGAGCCGGCGGGCGGCCTGGCGCAACTGGGCAAGACCGCCATCCGAGCCGGTCAGGCAATCGGTGACGGCGGACAGATCGTCGGACAGGCGCGCGCCCTTCTGCATGGTCGCGCGCTCCTCCGCCAGGGTCGCTTCCTCGCCGGCTTCGGGCGCGAATTTCGACAGTTCGGCGACGGCATGGTCGAGATAGTCGCGATCGCGCGCGGCATTGGCGACGGTGTCGCGCGCCTGTGCCAGATCGGCGGCGGCGGCGCGCCAGGCGGCATGAGCGGTGGCGACCGCCTCCGCCTCGCAACGGCCATAGGTGTCGAGCAGGGCGCGGTGGCCGCGGGCGTTGAGCAGGCCGCGATCGTCATGCTGGCCGTGGATTTCGACCAGCGCGCCGCCCAGATCGCGCAGCAGCGCCGCGGAACAGGCCTGGTCGTTGATGAAGGCGCGGCTGCCGCCATCGGCCTTGACCGTGCGGCGGATCAGCAGCGGTTCGCCGGCTTCGATCTCGATGCCATTGTCGGCCAGCAGCAGCGCGGCGCGATGACCGGCGGGCGGCGGATCGAAGCTGGCGGTGACGCTGGCCTGCGCCTCCCCTGCCCGGACCAAGCCGCTATCGGCGCGGACGCCGAGCGCCAGCCCCAGCGAATCGAGCAGGATCGACTTGCCCGCGCCGGTTTCACCGGTAAGGACGGACAGGCCGGCGCCGAACTCCAGGTCCAGCGCCTCGATCAGCACGACATTGCGGATGGCAAGCGAGGTCAGCATCGCGCCTGTCTACCTGCCATCGCACAAAAGGGGAACAAATAAAGCGTGCGCCTCAGCTCTTGACCGGATGCTGCTGCATCAGCTTGTAGCTGCGCTCATACCATTTGGTGCCGGGATAGTTACGACCCAGCACGGCAGCGGCCTTCTGCGCTTCGGCCGGGATGCCGAGCGAGAGATAGGATTCGACCAGACGCTCCAGCGCTTCGGGCGTGTGGGTGGTGGTCTGGAACTTGTCGATCACGGTGCGGAAGCGCAGCGTGGCGGCGAGCCACTGGCCCCGGCGCTGGTAGAAGCGGCCCAGCTCCATTTCCTTGCCGGCAAGGTGGTCATTCACCAGGTCGACCTTCAGACGGGCGTCGGCGGCATAGCGGGTGTCGGGATAGCGGCGGATCAGTTCGCCCAGCGCATCCATCGCCTGCTGCGTGATCTTCTGGTCGCGGGTGACGTCGGCAATCTGCTCATAATAGCACAGCGCGATCAGATAATAAGCGTAGGGCGCGTCCTTGTTGCCGGTGTGGATCGACAGGAAGCGCTGCGAGGCCGCGATCGATTCCGGATAGTCGCGGTTCATATAATAGCTGAATGCCGACATGAGCTGCGCGCGGCGGGCCCAGGGCGAATAGGGATGCTGGCGCTCGACCTCATCGAACAGCGCGGCGGCGAGCTTGTACTGGCCGCGATCGAGGCGGGCCTTGCCGCTGTTGTAGAGGGTCGACACGTCGCGGGCGACGTAGAGGGTGTCAGCCTTGTTCTTCGATGTGGAGCAGCCGGTCAGCACAGGCGAGGCGATCAGGACCAGAGTGGTGGCCGCGCCGATGCGCGTCAGGGTTTTCGTCAGCATGCGCCGGGTCATAGCCGAGCGGATCGCCGTCGCCAAGCGCCAGAATGTTGCAGAACGTTAAGCCGTGTCAGCGCGTCTGTTGCGGCAGGTCGAGGCAGGCCATGGCGCCGCCATCCGGCGCCGGTTCCAGCCGGAAGCGGCCGCCCAGCTGCTGCGCCAGCGCGACGGCGATGCGCAGGCCGATGCTGGTCGGCCCGTCGGGCATGGTCCCGTCCGGCAGGCCGCGCCCATCGTCGACGATGCGCAGGTGGAGCGCGCCGTCCGCCTGCTGCTCCAGCGTCACCGCGACGCGGCCGGCACGATCGGGCAGGCCATGTTCGATCGCGTTGCTGACCGACTCCGCCACGATCAGCGCCAGCGGCACGATGACATCGGGTTCCAGCGACAGGCCATCGGGCGCGCAGATGGTGCAATCGATATCGGTGCGACCGGAGGCATCGACGATATCGGCGCAGAGCATGACCATGAAGCCACGCAGATCCTGCCCCTGCCCCGACGGATCATAGAGGGCGCGGCTGATCTTGCCGATCAGGGCGAGGCGCGCGGCGGCATCGTCGAGCGCGCGACGGGCGACATCATTGTCGATCTGGCGCCGCTGGAGCGAGAGCATGGCGGCCACCACCTGAAGATTGTTCGATACGCGGTGCTGGAGTTCGCGGAACAATAATTCGCGATTCTCGGCCAGGGCGCGGCTGCGCTCCCGCTCCACCGCCAGGTTGAAATTGGCCCGCTGCATGAAGTGGATGAGCAATATGTCGACGGCCACGACCATCGTGTAGAAGACCAGCGCCATGGCGACGCCGGGGTTGAAGGCCAGCGCATAGGCAGGCGGGATGAAGCAATACCAGGACAGCAGCCCGCCGATCACGGCGGCAAAGATGCCCGGACGCACCCCGAACAGGAAGGAGGAGAGGATGACCGCCGGGAAGAAGGTGACGAAGGGATAGCCGACCGGCAGCAGCGTCTCGGCAGCGACGCGCGCCAGCCAGGCGAGCATGCACAGCAGCAGGCTCAGGGCATAGCCATAGACCGGTCTTGGAAGCACGAGCGGCAGGCGCTCGACAAACCGCTCATTCCTGCGTTGCATGGATATTCCCCCCGGGACCGTGACGCGAGCGTATCAGATGTCGCCCCCCGCGCCTTGATCGAAATCAGCCCTGACGGGATTCGTCACGAAAAAGGGCGCCCGGTCGAACCGGACGCCCCATTTTCCTGTCAGCGATGATGCTGCCGATCAGTCCTGGGTCAGGAAGTCGGGCAGGCCGGCGTTGGAGCCGTCATCGTCGCCCTTGCCTTCGCTGCGCGGGCCACGGTCGCGGCGCGGGCCACGATCGCCGCCACGGCCGCCACGGTCGCCGCCGTCACGGCGCGGGCCACGACCACGATCGCCGCGATCACCACGGTCACCGCGCGGTTCACGCGGTTCGCGGGCCGGACGGGTGTCTTCCAGTTCCTCGCCGGTTTCCTGATCGACGACGCGCATCGACAGGCGAACCTTGCCGCGCGGATCGATCTCGAGAACCTTGACCTTCACTTCCTGGCCTTCCGACACGACGTCGGTCGGCTTTTCGACGCGCTCATTCTTCATTTCGCTGACGTGGACGAGGCCGTCCTTGCCACCCATGAAGTTCACGAACGCACCGAAGTCGACGATGTTGACGACCTTGCCGGTGTAGATCTTGCCGACTTCCGCTTCCTCGACGATGCCGAGAATCCACTTCTTGGCAGCTTCGATCTGGGCAGTGTCGGACGACGAAATCTTGATGATGCCTTCGTCGTCGATGTCGACCTTGGCGCCGGTTTCCGCGACGATCTCGCGGATGACCTTGCCGCCGGTGCCGATGACGTCACGGATCTTCGACTTATCGATCTGGATCGTCTCGATGCGCGGAGCGTGCGCCGAGAGTTCGGTGCGGGTCGAGGACAGGGCCTTGTTCATCTCACCCAGGATGTGGGCGCGACCTTCCTTGGCCTGGCGCAGGGCGGTCTCGAAGATTTCCTGCGTGATGCCGGCAACCTTGATGTCCATCTGCATGGTGGTGATGCCGGCTTCCGTGCCAGCGACCTTGAAGTCCATGTCGCCGAGGTGATCCTCGTCGCCCAGGATGTCCGAGATGACGGCGAAGTCGCTGCCTTCCAGGATCAGGCCCATGGCGATGCCCGACACCGGACGCTTGAGCGGAACGCCCGCGTCCATCATCGAGAGCGAACCACCGCAGACGGTGGCCATCGACGAGGAACCGTTCGACTCGGTGATGTCCGAGAGAACGCGGATGGTGTAGGGGAATTCGTCCTTGGTCGGCAGCACCGGGTGCAGCGCACGCCAGGCGAGCTTGCCATGGCCGACTTCACGACGACCCGGCGCACCGAAGCGGCCCACTTCACCGACCGAATAGGGCGGGAAGTTGTAGTGCAGCATGAAGTTTTCATAGTGCAGGCCGGTGAGGCCGTCGATCATCTGCTCGGCGTCCTTGGTGCCCAGCGTGGTGGTGCAGATCGCCTGCGTCTCGCCACGGGTGAACAGGGCCGAACCATGGGTGCGCGGCAGGAAGCCGACCATCGCCTCGATCGGACGGATCTGGGTGGTGGTGCGGCCGTCGATGCGCTGGCCGTCCTTCAGGATGGCGCCACGGACGATCTCGGCTTCCAGCT
This window encodes:
- a CDS encoding histidine kinase dimerization/phosphoacceptor domain -containing protein, which produces MQRRNERFVERLPLVLPRPVYGYALSLLLCMLAWLARVAAETLLPVGYPFVTFFPAVILSSFLFGVRPGIFAAVIGGLLSWYCFIPPAYALAFNPGVAMALVFYTMVVAVDILLIHFMQRANFNLAVERERSRALAENRELLFRELQHRVSNNLQVVAAMLSLQRRQIDNDVARRALDDAAARLALIGKISRALYDPSGQGQDLRGFMVMLCADIVDASGRTDIDCTICAPDGLSLEPDVIVPLALIVAESVSNAIEHGLPDRAGRVAVTLEQQADGALHLRIVDDGRGLPDGTMPDGPTSIGLRIAVALAQQLGGRFRLEPAPDGGAMACLDLPQQTR
- the pnp gene encoding polyribonucleotide nucleotidyltransferase; this encodes MFDVKKVSIELAGKTLTLETGRIARQADAAVLATYGETVVLCAVTAAKSVKEGQDFFPLTVHYQEKYSAAGRIPGGFFKRERGATEKETLVSRLIDRPIRPLFPEGFYNEINVIAQVMSFDGESEPDIVAMIAASAALTLSGVPFMGPIGAARVGYKDGEYQLNPSLDEVKTGELDLVVAATSNAVMMVESEAKELSEDVMLGAVLFAHEASKKVVDAIIQLAEKAAKDPWEMAKGDDLGALKGKLKDLIGGDIAAAYKLTDKSARSNALNEARAKAKAMFTEDGLDAQTVMAGIKLTKKLEAEIVRGAILKDGQRIDGRTTTQIRPIEAMVGFLPRTHGSALFTRGETQAICTTTLGTKDAEQMIDGLTGLHYENFMLHYNFPPYSVGEVGRFGAPGRREVGHGKLAWRALHPVLPTKDEFPYTIRVLSDITESNGSSSMATVCGGSLSMMDAGVPLKRPVSGIAMGLILEGSDFAVISDILGDEDHLGDMDFKVAGTEAGITTMQMDIKVAGITQEIFETALRQAKEGRAHILGEMNKALSSTRTELSAHAPRIETIQIDKSKIRDVIGTGGKVIREIVAETGAKVDIDDEGIIKISSSDTAQIEAAKKWILGIVEEAEVGKIYTGKVVNIVDFGAFVNFMGGKDGLVHVSEMKNERVEKPTDVVSEGQEVKVKVLEIDPRGKVRLSMRVVDQETGEELEDTRPAREPREPRGDRGDRGDRGRGPRRDGGDRGGRGGDRGPRRDRGPRSEGKGDDDGSNAGLPDFLTQD
- a CDS encoding putative quinol monooxygenase yields the protein MTHNRRDMLGLTAATLAATAIPAGAQEATPRYGLIGQMLSTPGKRDELVGYLKDAIGAMPGCLSYVVALDTANPDALWITEVWDSRESHAASLKLPAVRAAIAKARPIIAGFPQHFETVPVAGI
- the recN gene encoding DNA repair protein RecN gives rise to the protein MLTSLAIRNVVLIEALDLEFGAGLSVLTGETGAGKSILLDSLGLALGVRADSGLVRAGEAQASVTASFDPPPAGHRAALLLADNGIEIEAGEPLLIRRTVKADGGSRAFINDQACSAALLRDLGGALVEIHGQHDDRGLLNARGHRALLDTYGRCEAEAVATAHAAWRAAAADLAQARDTVANAARDRDYLDHAVAELSKFAPEAGEEATLAEERATMQKGARLSDDLSAVTDCLTGSDGGLAQLRQAARRLDRIAGEYEPLSAVLEALDRAVIEAGEAEDKLAEAAEALSFDPARLDAIETRLFDLRGLARKHQVAPDDLAALRDEMVVRLAAIEGGEEHIAALEADVARRAATYRAAAQALSAERQLAAGRLDAAVAGELAPLKLDAARFRTVVAPLDEGQWSGAGMDRVEFEISTNPGAPFAPLAKIASGGELSRFILALKVALAEQGGADTLIFDEIDRGVGGAVADAIGERLSRLAQSNQILVVTHSPQVAARGTGHMLIAKSSDGTVTRTGVHALSDGERREEIARMLSGAEITAEARAQAERLLEA
- the ligA gene encoding NAD-dependent DNA ligase LigA, which codes for MTDPASLTEAEAANRLMRLAREVAKHNRLYHDQDAPEISDADYDALIRENNALEAAFPHLIRADSPNAQVGAAATSALKKVPHAVRMMSLDNGFADEDIAEFAARVRRFLALAEDAPVAMTAEPKIDGLSCSLRYEQGELVLAATRGDGTTGEDVTANVRTIADIPQRLTGEAIPDLFEVRGEVYMAKADFVALNQRLLDEAEDADKARQFANPRNAAAGSLRQKDASVTASRPLRFLAHGWGAHSALPADTQLGVMQAIASWGLPVSDMLVCVDSIDAILAHYRAIERARADLPFDIDGVVYKVDRLDWQQRLGFVAKAPRWAIAHKFPAERAQTTLEAIDIQVGRTGKLTPVGRLTPVTVGGVVVSNVTLHNADEIERLGVRPGDRIVVQRAGDVIPQVVDNLTRDEVREPFPFPTHCPVCGSEAVREEEEVDYRCTGGLICAAQRFERLRHFVSRAALDIEGLGEKTIEEFLDLGWIKEPADIFRLRTHAGELLGREGWKEKSVDNLLAAIEAKRAPDAAKLLFGLGIRHVGAVTARDLLKRYTTLRALRTLADEIIALRDRDYETQAKKDKAIAEHIGVENVGAAVGHALADFFHEPHNVEAWDDLLSEVSPPDYVVETTASAVTGKIVVFTGKLETMSRDEAKAQAERLGAKAAGSVSAKTDLVVAGPGAGSKLKQATALGIEVISEQDWADIVRAAG
- a CDS encoding outer membrane protein assembly factor BamD, whose product is MLTKTLTRIGAATTLVLIASPVLTGCSTSKNKADTLYVARDVSTLYNSGKARLDRGQYKLAAALFDEVERQHPYSPWARRAQLMSAFSYYMNRDYPESIAASQRFLSIHTGNKDAPYAYYLIALCYYEQIADVTRDQKITQQAMDALGELIRRYPDTRYAADARLKVDLVNDHLAGKEMELGRFYQRRGQWLAATLRFRTVIDKFQTTTHTPEALERLVESYLSLGIPAEAQKAAAVLGRNYPGTKWYERSYKLMQQHPVKS